In Pseudofrankia saprophytica, one genomic interval encodes:
- a CDS encoding glycosyltransferase gives MTEQTVLTVLTGVAIVALASWVSLVTCWGGYWRTDQRLPSRRTPAQWPAVAIVVPAREEAAVLPVTLPTLLAQDYPGPVTLVLVDDASTDGTAEVARDLAARELARRAAARDAGDPTALGGVGLTVLASTPPPPGWTGKLWALQHGVEFAGEAEFVLLTDADIAHRPGSLRALVEAAMTHRLDMVSQMARLNVTTRWERLIVPAFVYFFAMLYPFRWSNRPRSAIAAAAGGCSLVRRRLLRDAGGLAVVRGAVIDDVAIARLVKKAGGRTWLGLADRVDSVRPYPALADLWNMVARSAFTQLRHSVALLVGTAVGMLLLFAVPVVATVTGLAAGDPVLAALGAAGWLVLAGTYLPMIRYYRQPPPAALLLPVTAMLYLAMTVDSARRHLAGRGAAWKGRTYGAPAAAQAADPAGEPAADVSAAAAAAPTRATDLAADQVDALRRLLLPAQPPTRDRGAAASSQAPGAVVGQRAPGVPPQSAAGSLPDRQSPGSLPDRRSPGSLPDRRSRSGRSAGRSAMGEVRDEDPEPTAPGTGHDPR, from the coding sequence GTGACTGAACAGACGGTTCTGACGGTGCTGACGGGCGTAGCGATCGTCGCGCTGGCCTCCTGGGTGTCGCTCGTGACCTGCTGGGGTGGGTACTGGCGGACCGACCAGCGCCTGCCGTCCCGGCGCACGCCGGCGCAGTGGCCCGCGGTCGCGATCGTCGTCCCCGCCAGGGAGGAGGCGGCCGTGCTGCCGGTGACCCTGCCGACCCTGCTCGCCCAGGACTATCCCGGCCCGGTGACGTTGGTGCTCGTCGACGACGCGAGCACCGACGGCACCGCCGAGGTCGCCCGTGACCTCGCCGCGCGGGAGCTGGCCCGCCGGGCCGCGGCGCGCGACGCCGGCGACCCCACCGCGCTCGGTGGCGTCGGGCTCACCGTGCTCGCGTCCACCCCGCCGCCGCCCGGCTGGACCGGCAAGCTCTGGGCACTTCAGCACGGCGTGGAGTTCGCGGGCGAGGCCGAGTTCGTGCTGCTCACCGACGCCGACATCGCGCATCGGCCAGGGTCGCTGCGGGCGCTCGTCGAGGCGGCGATGACGCACCGGCTCGACATGGTCTCCCAGATGGCCCGGCTGAACGTCACCACTCGCTGGGAGCGACTCATCGTCCCGGCCTTCGTGTACTTCTTCGCGATGCTCTACCCGTTCCGCTGGTCGAACCGGCCGCGGTCGGCGATCGCGGCGGCGGCGGGCGGTTGCTCTCTCGTCCGTCGGCGGCTGCTGCGGGACGCGGGTGGGCTCGCCGTCGTGCGCGGCGCGGTCATCGACGACGTCGCGATCGCCCGGCTGGTCAAGAAGGCCGGTGGGCGGACATGGCTCGGCCTTGCCGACCGGGTCGACAGCGTGCGGCCATACCCGGCGCTCGCGGACCTGTGGAACATGGTCGCCCGCAGCGCCTTCACCCAGCTGCGGCACTCGGTGGCGCTGCTCGTCGGGACCGCCGTCGGCATGCTGCTGCTGTTCGCCGTACCGGTGGTGGCGACGGTGACGGGACTCGCGGCCGGTGACCCGGTGCTGGCGGCGCTCGGAGCGGCCGGCTGGCTGGTGCTCGCCGGAACCTACCTGCCGATGATCCGCTACTACCGCCAGCCACCGCCCGCCGCGCTGCTGCTGCCGGTGACGGCGATGCTCTACCTGGCGATGACCGTCGACTCGGCCCGCCGCCACCTCGCCGGCCGCGGCGCCGCCTGGAAGGGCCGCACCTACGGCGCCCCGGCCGCCGCCCAGGCCGCCGATCCGGCTGGCGAGCCCGCCGCCGACGTGTCCGCCGCCGCGGCCGCGGCGCCCACCCGGGCCACGGATCTCGCCGCCGACCAGGTCGACGCGCTGCGCCGGCTTCTCCTCCCCGCGCAGCCACCCACCCGCGACCGCGGCGCGGCCGCCTCGAGCCAGGCCCCCGGCGCCGTCGTCGGCCAGCGCGCCCCCGGGGTTCCTCCCCAATCGGCGGCTGGGTCCCTGCCGGATCGGCAAAGCCCGGGGTCCCTGCCGGATCGGCGAAGCCCGGGGTCCCTGCCGGATCGGCGAAGCCGATCTGGGAGGTCTGCTGGGAGGTCAGCGATGGGGGAGGTCCGCGACGAGGACCCGGAACCCACCGCGCCCGGCACCGGCCACGACCCCCGATAG
- a CDS encoding ATP-binding cassette domain-containing protein, translating to MTEGDEETPAGGEAAAEPDTAEGEEHPPAEVGGTAELGASRIDDVSGAGDLSGAEGGAAVEPLVAGGAEPVWAIDARDLVKTYRGRRRGDPRIEAVRGVSLRVPAGTIFGLLGPNGAGKSTMVRMLATLSRPDSGSAVVAGHDLLRSPWEVRRAIGIVSQKTSADLDATGRENLLLQGRLYGLGGAQLARRAGDLLERFDLTGAADRLARTYSGGMLRRLDVAIGLVQRPAVLFLDEPTTGLDPHARAVMWDEIATLIADGLSILLTTHYLEEADRLATRVAIVDSGRVVVEGTPNELKSELRGDAVDVDLAAEPTAPQAADLHARLAALPGVVEVVFDGRAVRTRVNEGAAKLPAIFAAVDGAGLSVMAATVARPSLDDVYLRHVGHRLGQSEEVA from the coding sequence GTGACCGAAGGCGACGAGGAGACTCCCGCCGGCGGCGAGGCGGCGGCGGAGCCTGACACGGCCGAGGGTGAGGAGCATCCTCCCGCCGAAGTTGGGGGGACAGCGGAGCTCGGCGCGTCCAGGATTGATGACGTGTCCGGGGCTGGTGATCTGTCCGGTGCCGAAGGCGGGGCGGCGGTCGAGCCTCTCGTCGCCGGGGGTGCCGAGCCGGTATGGGCGATCGACGCGCGCGACCTGGTCAAGACCTACCGCGGGCGTCGGCGTGGTGATCCGCGGATTGAGGCTGTTCGCGGCGTGAGCCTGCGCGTTCCCGCAGGCACGATCTTCGGCCTGCTCGGCCCGAACGGCGCCGGCAAGTCGACCATGGTGCGGATGCTCGCCACGCTTTCCCGGCCGGACAGCGGGTCGGCCGTCGTCGCCGGCCACGACCTGCTGCGCAGCCCGTGGGAGGTCCGCCGCGCGATCGGGATCGTGTCGCAGAAGACCAGCGCCGACCTCGACGCCACGGGCCGGGAGAACCTGCTGCTGCAGGGCCGGCTCTACGGCCTCGGCGGCGCCCAGCTCGCCCGGCGCGCGGGTGACCTGCTCGAGCGCTTCGACCTCACCGGCGCGGCCGACCGGCTGGCCCGCACCTACTCCGGCGGCATGCTGCGCCGTCTCGACGTGGCGATCGGCCTCGTACAGCGCCCGGCCGTGCTCTTCCTCGACGAGCCGACGACGGGTCTCGACCCGCACGCGCGGGCGGTGATGTGGGACGAGATCGCGACGCTTATCGCCGACGGGCTGTCGATCCTGCTCACCACCCACTACCTGGAAGAGGCCGACCGGCTCGCCACCAGGGTCGCGATCGTCGACAGCGGCCGGGTGGTCGTCGAAGGCACCCCCAACGAGCTCAAGAGCGAGCTGCGCGGTGACGCCGTCGACGTCGACCTGGCCGCCGAGCCGACCGCCCCGCAGGCCGCGGACCTGCACGCTCGGCTCGCGGCCCTGCCGGGCGTGGTGGAGGTGGTGTTCGACGGCCGCGCGGTGCGGACCCGGGTGAACGAGGGCGCCGCGAAACTGCCAGCGATCTTCGCGGCCGTGGACGGCGCCGGCCTGTCCGTCATGGCGGCCACCGTGGCGCGGCCGTCCCTGGACGACGTCTACCTGCGCCACGTCGGTCACCGGCTCGGTCAGAGCGAGGAGGTGGCCTGA
- a CDS encoding heavy metal translocating P-type ATPase codes for MAAIREVDPIGAGDTVELMVGGMTCASCAARVQRRLNKLPGVDAAVNYATERATVRLVGPAEEPTTVVDLVHAVEAAGYSAAPLAPAGTRRLADGPGWEDQKGQAGGADVDQPPTVDAIAEAEAREAAETRRSWTRLWVSALLAVPVIVLAMVPPAQFPGWQWVSLALAAPVVGWGGLPFHRATWRNLRHGALTMDTLISLGTLAAFGWSLYALVFGDAGMIGMRHGFDLAVGWTDDGLGESLDTIYFEVAAGVTVFLLVGRYLELRSRRRAGAALRALLEHGARDVAVVGPDGAEHRVAVEALAVGDLFVARPGERIATDGVVVDGAAAIDASLVTGESVPVDVGPGAAVTGGTVAAGGRLVVRATRVGADTQLAQMARMLAAAQSGKAEIARLADRVSAVFVPVVLVLAAGTLAGWLATGRPVAAAFTAAVAVLIVACPCALGLATPMALLVGTGRGAQLGILIRGPEVLESTRRAQVIVLDKTGTVTIGRMSVVEVRPAAGTAAAGASASEVLRLAGAVEAASEHPIAQAIAAAARAAEAAGTAGVAGTAGVAGTAGVDGVAGAGLAIAGPAVTDFVALPGLGAGGIVDGRRVLVGRARLLAERGVPVDDDLAAWQAATEAAGRTVVLVAWGAAPDRAPRPGDTGDTIDLRARGAVVVADTVRPSAAAAVAALRGLGLRPMLVTGDAEPVALAVAAQVGIDAADVVAGVLPAGKVETVRGLREQGLVVAMVGDGVNDAPALALADLGLAMGTGSDVAIEAGDLVLVGGDPMAAADAIRLSRATLRTIRGNLFWAFAYNVAALPVAALGLLNPMIAGAAMAFSSLFVVSNSLRLRRFARWRSVSVTA; via the coding sequence ATGGCCGCGATCCGGGAAGTCGACCCGATCGGCGCGGGTGACACCGTCGAGCTGATGGTCGGCGGGATGACCTGTGCCTCCTGCGCCGCCAGGGTGCAGCGCAGGCTGAACAAGCTGCCGGGCGTCGACGCCGCGGTGAACTACGCGACCGAGCGCGCGACCGTCCGCCTGGTCGGCCCCGCCGAGGAGCCGACGACCGTCGTCGACCTCGTCCACGCGGTGGAGGCCGCCGGCTACTCGGCCGCGCCGCTCGCCCCAGCCGGCACGCGCCGGCTGGCGGACGGGCCTGGCTGGGAAGATCAGAAGGGCCAGGCTGGTGGGGCCGACGTGGACCAGCCGCCCACCGTCGACGCGATCGCCGAGGCCGAGGCGCGGGAGGCGGCCGAGACCCGCCGGTCGTGGACGCGGCTGTGGGTGAGCGCCCTGCTCGCCGTCCCGGTGATCGTGCTGGCGATGGTGCCGCCGGCGCAGTTCCCCGGCTGGCAATGGGTGTCGCTGGCGCTCGCCGCGCCGGTGGTCGGCTGGGGCGGGCTGCCGTTCCACCGGGCCACCTGGCGCAACCTGCGCCACGGCGCGCTCACGATGGACACGCTGATCTCCCTGGGCACACTCGCCGCCTTCGGCTGGTCGCTGTACGCGCTGGTCTTCGGGGACGCGGGCATGATCGGCATGCGGCACGGCTTCGACCTGGCCGTCGGCTGGACGGACGACGGCCTCGGGGAAAGCCTCGACACGATCTACTTCGAGGTGGCGGCCGGCGTCACCGTGTTCCTGCTCGTCGGTCGATACCTGGAGCTACGGTCACGCCGCCGGGCCGGGGCGGCGCTGCGGGCGCTGCTGGAGCACGGCGCGCGGGACGTCGCCGTGGTGGGCCCGGACGGGGCCGAGCATCGGGTGGCGGTCGAAGCGCTCGCCGTCGGCGACCTGTTCGTGGCCCGACCGGGCGAGCGGATCGCCACCGACGGGGTCGTCGTCGACGGAGCGGCCGCGATCGACGCCAGCCTGGTCACCGGCGAATCGGTGCCCGTCGACGTCGGCCCTGGCGCGGCGGTGACTGGCGGGACCGTCGCGGCCGGCGGCCGGCTCGTCGTGCGGGCGACCAGGGTCGGCGCGGACACTCAGCTCGCGCAGATGGCCAGGATGCTCGCCGCCGCCCAGTCGGGCAAGGCCGAGATCGCCCGGCTGGCCGACAGGGTGTCGGCGGTGTTCGTCCCGGTCGTCCTCGTGCTTGCCGCCGGAACCCTCGCCGGCTGGCTGGCCACCGGCCGGCCGGTGGCCGCCGCCTTCACCGCCGCCGTAGCCGTGCTGATCGTCGCCTGCCCGTGCGCGCTCGGCCTCGCCACCCCGATGGCGCTGCTGGTCGGCACCGGGCGCGGCGCCCAGCTCGGCATCCTGATCCGCGGGCCGGAGGTGCTGGAGTCGACCCGGCGGGCTCAGGTCATCGTGCTCGACAAGACCGGCACGGTCACCATCGGCCGGATGAGTGTGGTCGAGGTGCGCCCCGCCGCCGGAACCGCCGCCGCCGGTGCCTCCGCGAGCGAGGTGTTGCGCCTGGCGGGCGCCGTCGAGGCGGCCAGCGAGCACCCGATCGCCCAGGCGATCGCCGCGGCCGCCCGCGCGGCTGAGGCAGCCGGCACGGCTGGGGTGGCCGGCACGGCTGGGGTGGCCGGCACGGCTGGGGTCGACGGTGTGGCTGGTGCCGGCCTGGCGATCGCCGGGCCGGCGGTGACGGACTTCGTCGCGCTGCCCGGGCTCGGCGCCGGCGGCATCGTCGACGGGCGTCGGGTGCTCGTCGGCCGGGCACGGCTGCTCGCCGAGCGGGGTGTGCCGGTCGACGATGACCTGGCCGCGTGGCAGGCGGCCACCGAGGCCGCTGGCCGCACCGTGGTTCTCGTCGCCTGGGGCGCCGCGCCAGACCGCGCACCGCGGCCCGGCGACACCGGCGACACGATCGACCTGCGTGCTCGGGGTGCGGTCGTGGTCGCGGACACCGTGCGCCCGAGCGCGGCCGCCGCGGTCGCCGCGCTGCGTGGGCTGGGGCTGCGGCCGATGCTGGTGACCGGGGACGCGGAGCCGGTCGCGCTGGCCGTCGCGGCCCAGGTCGGGATCGACGCCGCGGACGTCGTCGCGGGCGTGCTGCCGGCCGGAAAGGTCGAGACCGTACGTGGGTTGCGGGAGCAGGGGTTGGTCGTGGCCATGGTCGGTGACGGGGTGAACGACGCCCCGGCACTCGCGCTGGCCGATCTCGGGCTCGCGATGGGCACGGGCAGCGACGTCGCGATCGAGGCGGGCGACCTGGTGCTCGTCGGCGGTGACCCGATGGCGGCGGCCGACGCGATCCGGCTGTCCAGGGCGACGCTGCGCACGATCCGCGGCAACCTGTTCTGGGCGTTCGCCTACAACGTGGCGGCGCTGCCGGTCGCGGCTCTCGGGCTGCTCAACCCGATGATCGCCGGCGCGGCGATGGCGTTCAGCTCCCTGTTCGTCGTCTCGAACAGCCTGCGCCTGCGTCGCTTCGCCCGCTGGCGCTCCGTTTCCGTTACCGCCTGA
- a CDS encoding LLM class F420-dependent oxidoreductase: MRIGILLSATDEPDALTKMRDTLARAADEGFTSAWLSNIFGLDALTTLAVVGSQVPGIEVGTAVVPTYPRHPVALAQQALTTALATGGRLTLGIGLSHKIVIEDMLGYSFERPVRHMSEYLSALVPLLAGESVDVKGETLRAAARLSTPRLGRVPVLVAALGPAMLRLAGERADGTVLWMTGPATVRDHIAPTIRAAAEAAGRPEPRVVASLPVCVTDDPATAHAQAGKIFAIYGNLPSYRAMLDREGAAGPADVALIGDEDTVSARIAELASAGTTDFIANVFAAPGTAEERRTHALLSGLTSAS, encoded by the coding sequence ATGCGCATCGGGATCCTGCTATCGGCCACGGACGAGCCGGACGCGCTCACGAAGATGCGCGACACGCTGGCCCGCGCCGCCGACGAGGGGTTCACCTCGGCCTGGCTGTCGAACATCTTCGGCCTGGACGCGCTGACGACGCTGGCCGTCGTCGGCAGCCAGGTGCCCGGGATCGAGGTGGGCACGGCGGTGGTGCCGACATACCCGCGTCATCCGGTCGCACTCGCGCAGCAGGCACTGACGACGGCGCTCGCGACCGGTGGCCGGCTCACCCTTGGCATCGGCCTGTCACACAAGATCGTGATCGAGGACATGCTCGGTTACAGCTTCGAGCGCCCGGTCCGCCACATGTCGGAGTACCTGTCCGCGCTGGTGCCGTTGCTCGCCGGCGAGTCCGTGGACGTGAAGGGCGAGACGCTGCGGGCCGCGGCCAGGCTCTCGACACCCCGGCTCGGGCGGGTGCCCGTGCTGGTCGCGGCCCTCGGGCCGGCGATGCTGCGGCTGGCGGGCGAGCGCGCCGACGGCACCGTGCTGTGGATGACCGGGCCCGCGACCGTGCGCGACCACATCGCGCCGACGATCCGGGCGGCGGCCGAGGCGGCCGGCCGCCCTGAGCCCCGGGTGGTCGCCTCCCTGCCGGTCTGCGTCACCGACGACCCGGCCACCGCCCACGCCCAGGCCGGCAAGATCTTCGCGATCTATGGCAACCTGCCGTCGTACCGGGCGATGCTCGACCGGGAGGGCGCCGCCGGGCCCGCCGACGTCGCGCTCATCGGCGACGAGGACACCGTCTCGGCCCGGATCGCCGAGCTCGCGTCCGCCGGGACGACCGACTTCATCGCCAACGTGTTCGCCGCCCCCGGCACCGCCGAGGAGCGACGCACCCATGCCCTGCTGAGCGGCCTCACCAGCGCCAGCTGA
- a CDS encoding ABC transporter permease, translated as MATAAERLPDQPEPAMVGVPRDPSDIPASPPAVPANASAVPVNASAVPVNVPAVPANVPAVPANASSGFPVEFAAAPVGVFESGAPYPAGWRQFGALTARMVRAMLRHPAFLAITLVQAVVWLPLFGSLFHGVAAIPGFGATNYIDYLTPGVATMSVLFSAGWSGIRFIDDMESGVMERLLASPTRRWTMVGSMLVYQALLVAVQVTLVVLLGWALGASFHSGIAGVLVMIVLAVTLGSVVTALSGALALVVRRREALIAAANLLVLPLTFLSSAMMPTHLLPGWIRVASAYNPANWAVTGSRTALEAHPDWMSVLGYFLVLFSLAGLASAVTVRAFRGYLRSL; from the coding sequence ATGGCGACGGCGGCGGAGCGGCTCCCGGACCAGCCGGAGCCGGCCATGGTGGGCGTCCCCCGGGATCCGTCTGACATCCCGGCGAGTCCACCGGCGGTCCCGGCGAACGCGTCGGCGGTCCCGGTGAACGCGTCGGCGGTCCCGGTGAACGTGCCGGCAGTACCGGCGAACGTGCCAGCAGTACCGGCCAACGCATCGTCGGGCTTCCCGGTCGAGTTCGCGGCGGCCCCGGTCGGCGTGTTCGAGAGTGGCGCCCCCTACCCCGCCGGGTGGCGGCAGTTCGGCGCGCTCACCGCACGCATGGTGCGCGCGATGCTGCGCCATCCGGCGTTCCTCGCGATCACGCTGGTGCAGGCGGTGGTCTGGCTGCCGCTGTTCGGGTCGTTGTTCCACGGCGTGGCGGCGATCCCGGGGTTCGGCGCCACGAACTACATCGACTACCTGACCCCCGGCGTGGCGACGATGAGCGTGCTGTTCTCGGCCGGCTGGTCGGGGATTCGGTTCATCGACGACATGGAGAGCGGGGTGATGGAGCGACTGCTCGCCTCGCCGACCAGGCGCTGGACGATGGTCGGCAGCATGCTCGTCTACCAGGCGCTGCTCGTCGCCGTGCAGGTGACGCTGGTGGTGCTGCTCGGCTGGGCGCTGGGTGCCAGCTTCCACTCCGGTATCGCCGGAGTACTGGTGATGATCGTCCTGGCGGTCACCCTGGGCTCGGTGGTGACGGCGCTGTCGGGGGCGCTCGCGCTGGTGGTGCGTCGACGGGAGGCACTGATCGCGGCGGCGAACCTGCTGGTGCTGCCCCTGACGTTCCTGTCGAGCGCGATGATGCCCACGCACCTGCTGCCCGGCTGGATCCGCGTGGCGTCCGCCTACAACCCGGCGAACTGGGCAGTTACCGGCTCACGGACCGCCCTCGAGGCACATCCCGACTGGATGTCCGTACTGGGGTACTTCCTCGTGCTCTTCTCGCTGGCCGGCCTCGCCTCGGCGGTCACGGTTCGCGCCTTCCGTGGGTACCTCCGTTCGCTGTGA
- a CDS encoding heavy-metal-associated domain-containing protein yields MVASTYTVTGMTCGHCVNAVTEEISHLPGVSDVRVDLASGTAEVVSDAPLDREAVRAAVEEAGYQLV; encoded by the coding sequence ATGGTCGCCAGCACGTACACCGTGACGGGGATGACCTGCGGGCACTGCGTGAACGCCGTGACCGAGGAGATCTCGCACCTGCCGGGAGTATCGGACGTCCGGGTCGACCTCGCCTCCGGCACGGCCGAGGTGGTCAGCGACGCCCCCCTTGATCGCGAGGCGGTGCGGGCCGCCGTCGAAGAGGCTGGCTACCAGCTCGTGTGA